The Monomorium pharaonis isolate MP-MQ-018 chromosome 5, ASM1337386v2, whole genome shotgun sequence genome includes a window with the following:
- the LOC105840564 gene encoding tRNA (guanine(10)-N2)-methyltransferase homolog isoform X1, with the protein MSNQLKRYLFWFAHEHVDFRLAEIESIFDMFNINPCAIMKPKEHPYWIVDLPNESAVHQVASRAVSLRFCLELWGQGKRNEDLHSSLKSYSVKNSEAMTRDKKKSFKIVVETFCKHFSQREKINKIESFSYLPLEGSVKLKNPDITLYYIEYYGLNPNNIPKEPHEYFFGRWIADGQRELIQKLSLKTRKFIGNTSMDPQLSLIMANQAQIRNGDLVFDPFVGTGSLLIAASQFGGYTFGTDIDFLMLHGRTRPTRISQKTREKDESIAANMQQYGMSSHYLDVVVADFSYPLWRANFRIDAIITDPPYGIREATERIGTMKINPVIEEHQATSHIPSKIVYGLNQIYRDLLCFSARHLKLQGRLVCWYPLFRDQYTEDQLPAHSCLKLIANSEQILSNYTSRRLLTYKKVKEPEATDKSVIMNLTDFREKYFALREETRKEKRTRKAAERVKRRDEWERSNKEVTER; encoded by the exons ATGAGCAATCAATTGAAAAGATATCTCTTTTGGTTTGCTCATGAACACGTGGACTTTCGATTAGCC GAAATAGAATCTATATTTGACATGTTTAACATTAATCCATGTGCAATAATGAAACCAAAGGAACAT cctTATTGGATTGTAGATTTACCTAACGAAAGTGCAGTGCATCAAGTTGCCAGTAGGGCAGTCTCGTTGCGCTTCTGTTTGGAACTTTGGGGACAAGGTAAACGAAATGAAGACTTACATAGTTCCTTAAAATCTTACTCGGTTAAAAATTCAGAGGCTATGACaagagataagaaaaaatcatttaaaattgtggTGGAGActttttgtaaacatttttcgcAACGTgagaagataaataaaattgaa TCTTTCAGTTATCTACCCCTTGAAGGATcagttaaattgaaaaatccgGATATTACTCTGTactatatagaatattatggACTTAATCCCAATAACATTCCTAAGGAACCTCATGAATACTTCTTTGGAAGATGG attgCCGATGGTCAGAGAGAGTTAATTCAAAAGTTGTCACTAAAAACTAGgaaatttataggaaatacATCAATGGATCCTCAGCTGTCGCTGATAATGGCAAATCAGGCACAAATTAGAAATGGGGATCTAGTTTTCGATCCGTTTGTGGGGACAGGTTCTTTGTTAATTGCTGCATCTCAATTTGGAGGATATACGTTTGGAAcagatattgattttttaatgcttCACGGCCGTACCAGACCTACACGGATATCGCAGAAG ACAAGGGAAAAAGATGAGAGTATCGCAGCGAATATGCAGCAATATGGAATGAGTTCTCATTATCTTGATGTTGTGGTAGCAGATTTTTCATATCCACTGTGGCGGGCAAATTTCCGAATAGATGCTATTATAACAGATC CACCTTACGGTATAAGGGAGGCTACAGAACGTATAGGTACTATGAAAATTAATCCAGTGATAGAGGAACATCAAGCAACTTCTCACATTCcttcaaaaattgtttatgggctaaatcaaatatatagaGATTTGTTGTGCTTTTCTGCAAGACATTTGAAACTTCAGGGTAGACTGGTCTGTTGGTATCCATTGTTTAG AGATCAATATACAGAAGACCAATTACCAGCACATTCTTGCTTGAAGCTAATAGCCAATTCTGAACAAATATTAAGCAACTACACTAGCAgaagattattaacttataaGAAAGTTAAAGAACCAGAG GCAACAGACAAGAGTGTTATCATGAATTTAACTGACTTCCGtgagaaatattttgcattacgTGAGGAAACTAGGAAGGAAAAACGAACGAGGAAAGCTGCGGAAAGAGTGAAGAGACGAGATGAATGGGAACGTAGTAACAAAGAAGTTACTGAAAGatga
- the LOC105840564 gene encoding tRNA (guanine(10)-N2)-methyltransferase homolog isoform X2, which yields MCNNETKGTCKEPYWIVDLPNESAVHQVASRAVSLRFCLELWGQGKRNEDLHSSLKSYSVKNSEAMTRDKKKSFKIVVETFCKHFSQREKINKIESFSYLPLEGSVKLKNPDITLYYIEYYGLNPNNIPKEPHEYFFGRWIADGQRELIQKLSLKTRKFIGNTSMDPQLSLIMANQAQIRNGDLVFDPFVGTGSLLIAASQFGGYTFGTDIDFLMLHGRTRPTRISQKTREKDESIAANMQQYGMSSHYLDVVVADFSYPLWRANFRIDAIITDPPYGIREATERIGTMKINPVIEEHQATSHIPSKIVYGLNQIYRDLLCFSARHLKLQGRLVCWYPLFRDQYTEDQLPAHSCLKLIANSEQILSNYTSRRLLTYKKVKEPEATDKSVIMNLTDFREKYFALREETRKEKRTRKAAERVKRRDEWERSNKEVTER from the exons ATGTGCAATAATGAAACCAAAGGAACATGTAAGGAA cctTATTGGATTGTAGATTTACCTAACGAAAGTGCAGTGCATCAAGTTGCCAGTAGGGCAGTCTCGTTGCGCTTCTGTTTGGAACTTTGGGGACAAGGTAAACGAAATGAAGACTTACATAGTTCCTTAAAATCTTACTCGGTTAAAAATTCAGAGGCTATGACaagagataagaaaaaatcatttaaaattgtggTGGAGActttttgtaaacatttttcgcAACGTgagaagataaataaaattgaa TCTTTCAGTTATCTACCCCTTGAAGGATcagttaaattgaaaaatccgGATATTACTCTGTactatatagaatattatggACTTAATCCCAATAACATTCCTAAGGAACCTCATGAATACTTCTTTGGAAGATGG attgCCGATGGTCAGAGAGAGTTAATTCAAAAGTTGTCACTAAAAACTAGgaaatttataggaaatacATCAATGGATCCTCAGCTGTCGCTGATAATGGCAAATCAGGCACAAATTAGAAATGGGGATCTAGTTTTCGATCCGTTTGTGGGGACAGGTTCTTTGTTAATTGCTGCATCTCAATTTGGAGGATATACGTTTGGAAcagatattgattttttaatgcttCACGGCCGTACCAGACCTACACGGATATCGCAGAAG ACAAGGGAAAAAGATGAGAGTATCGCAGCGAATATGCAGCAATATGGAATGAGTTCTCATTATCTTGATGTTGTGGTAGCAGATTTTTCATATCCACTGTGGCGGGCAAATTTCCGAATAGATGCTATTATAACAGATC CACCTTACGGTATAAGGGAGGCTACAGAACGTATAGGTACTATGAAAATTAATCCAGTGATAGAGGAACATCAAGCAACTTCTCACATTCcttcaaaaattgtttatgggctaaatcaaatatatagaGATTTGTTGTGCTTTTCTGCAAGACATTTGAAACTTCAGGGTAGACTGGTCTGTTGGTATCCATTGTTTAG AGATCAATATACAGAAGACCAATTACCAGCACATTCTTGCTTGAAGCTAATAGCCAATTCTGAACAAATATTAAGCAACTACACTAGCAgaagattattaacttataaGAAAGTTAAAGAACCAGAG GCAACAGACAAGAGTGTTATCATGAATTTAACTGACTTCCGtgagaaatattttgcattacgTGAGGAAACTAGGAAGGAAAAACGAACGAGGAAAGCTGCGGAAAGAGTGAAGAGACGAGATGAATGGGAACGTAGTAACAAAGAAGTTACTGAAAGatga
- the LOC105840577 gene encoding ER membrane protein complex subunit 2, with amino-acid sequence MAGCYDKLSWTEVRDLLRTWREDSERRSKDVVDFWENTLMGKIDRLGNEKYLVLEQVCVAALDCYRLPLAEYCIKILMRAFPGSLRVHKYHAMHLEALEMYDEAMEVLDSIIKRDETNAAPRKRRVAILKARGRIPEAIKELTEYLKRFMSDQEAWHELCDLYLQEQEYSKAAYCMEELILHNPHSHLIYQRYAEIKYSQGGFDNMELAKAYFCQAAKLNPNNIRALYGLLLTTNNIATSPKCPSSKKKEAMKLSEWASKQIEKQYESKVSNEDIKNVERLLGQLQLEA; translated from the exons ATGGCGGGATGTTACGACAAGCTGTCGTGGACGG AAGTGCGAGATTTATTGAGAACTTGGAGAGAAGATTCTGAGCGCCGAAGTAAAGATGTAGTAGACTTTTGGGAAAATACATTGATGGGAAAGATTGATCGTTTAGGCAATGAAA agtaTCTGGTTCTGGAACAAGTATGTGTAGCTGCATTGGACTGTTATCGATTACCATTAGCTGAAtactgcattaaaattttaatgcgtGCATTTCCTGGCAGTTTACGCGTTCACAAATACCATGCTATGCATTTAGAAGCAttagaaat GTACGATGAGGCAATGGAAGTTTTGgattctattataaaaagagaTGAGACCAATGCAGCACCAAGAAAACGTCGTGTTGCCATTTTAAAAGCTCGTGGACGTATTCCAGAAGCAATTAAAGAGCTTACAGAGTATCTGAAAAG atTTATGAGTGATCAAGAAGCATGGCACGAGCTGTGTGACTTATATTTACAAGAACAGGAATATTCTAAAGCAGCTTATTGCATGGAAGAACTTATATTGCATAATCCACACAgtcatttaatttatcaaagatatgcggaaataaaatattctcag GGTGGATTTGATAACATGGAACTAGCAAAAGCTTACTTTTGCCAAGCTGCGAAATTAAATCCAAATAATATTAGAGCTCTATATGGTTTGTTATTA acaacaaataatattgcgACATCACCTAAATGCCCTTCATCcaagaaaaaagaagcaaTGAAACTAAGTGAGTGGGCTAGTAAACAAATTGAGAAACAATATGAAAGTAAAGTTTCAaatgaagatattaaaaacgtAGAACGTCTACTAGGACAATTGCAACTTGAAGCTTAG